The Malus domestica chromosome 06, GDT2T_hap1 genome has a segment encoding these proteins:
- the LOC139196948 gene encoding LEAF RUST 10 DISEASE-RESISTANCEUS RECEPTOR-LIKE PROTEIN KINASE-like 2.2: protein MKLDLSPDNGTTYVQQVLKQGFEVEYDLELCSSCKASDGTCESNSTSNDFLCFCGGLSYIGSYPQKCPGNYNALLVAIDIAIIAVCAILLWVLLCYIKNRIKNLIRNFIRKKNDRGLEAFIRENGPLLVKRYKCSEIRKMTKSFKDKLGQGSYGNEYKGYLPEGSPVAVKVLNASKGKGENFINEVASISRTSHVNVVTLLWYIAPEVVCRNFGGVSVKSDAYSYGMMVLEMAGGKQNVNARASHTSDVFFPDWIYKKLEAGTSLGLPNAVTEEENELARKLILVGLKCCKEALKPCKYHRSLS from the exons ATGAAGTTGGATCTTTCGCCGGATAACGGTACAACATATGTGCAACAGGTTTTGAAACAAGGATTTGAGGTCGAGTACGACTTGGAGCTCTGTAGTTCATGCAAGGCTTCAGATGGCACCTGTGAATCCAACTCGACCTCGAATGATTTTCTCTGCTTCTGCGGAGGCCTATCTTATATTGGATCCTATCCTCAGAAATGTCCAG GCAACTATAATGCACTACTAGTGGCCATCG ATATTGCTATTATTGCAGTATGTGCGATCTTACTCTGGGTTCTTCTTTGCTATATCAAAAATAGGATAAAAAATCTCATACGAAATTtcataagaaaaaagaatgatCGAGGTCTCGAGGCTTTCATTCGGGAAAATGGTCCTCTGTTAGTAAAAAGATACAAGTGTTCGGAAATCCGAAAAATGACCAAGTCATTTAAAGATAAACTAGGTCAAGGAAGTTATGGAAATGAGTACAAAGGTTATCTGCCGGAAGGTAGTCCTGTGGCTGTGAAGGTTCTCAATGCATCCAAAGGGAAAGGAGAGAACTTCATAAACGAGGTTGCAAGCATTAGTAGAACTTCCCATGTCAATGTTGTCACTTTGCTATG GTATATTGCTCCGGAAGTGGTTTGTAGAAACTTTGGAGGAGTTTCAGTTAAGTCCGATGCCTACAGCTATGGAATGATGGTTCTGGAGATGGCTGGAGGAAAACAGAACGTCAACGCCCGAGCGAGCCACACGAGTGATGTTTTTTTTCCGGATTGGATTTATAAGAAGCTTGAGGCAGGCACCAGTTTAGGGTTGCCCAATGCTGTGACGGAAGAGGAAAACGAATTGGCGAGGAAGTTGATTTTGGTAGGATTGAAATGCTGCAAGGAagcattgaagccttgcaaatACCACCGAAGCCTTTCCTAA